The following coding sequences are from one Triticum aestivum cultivar Chinese Spring chromosome 5A, IWGSC CS RefSeq v2.1, whole genome shotgun sequence window:
- the LOC123108428 gene encoding uncharacterized protein, with product MKAGRGATIALLLLLLSSGPGMATPAAAEVDVQHYTDGLGMWVCTVYARLGPIDKATCDWMCRLSNNSTTSGGLQVRLGDDYDCCDRGCRCSFCVSVYTIGAGHAAAAAAVWPIALSSLLVLLVMLA from the exons ATGAAGGCAGGACGCGGTGCCACCATCGCccttttgctgctgctgctgagctcCGGTCCCG GCATGGCTACGCCGGCGGCGGCAGAGGTCGATGTTCAGCACTACACCGACGGGCTCGGAATGTGGGTCTGCACGGTGTATGCCCGTCTGGGACCAATCGACAAGGCGACGTGCGATTGGATGTGCAGGCTGTCCAACAACTCGACGACCAGCGGCGGCCTGCAAGTGCGGCTCGGCGACGACTACGATTGTTGCGACAGAGGCTGCCGCTGCTCCTTCTGCGTCTCTGTCTACACAATTGGCGCCGGacatgctgctgccgccgctgctgtGTGGCCGATCGCGCTGTCCAGCCTCCTTGTGCTGCTGGTGATGCTGGCGTAG